AAACTAAATTTGTTGGGTTTTGAGACACATTTATGTATTCTTTGTCGTGTAGGCTATATGTAACTTACGGTTTCTTAACAGAGATACTGTTTATGTTATCCTGATCAAGGAAACTAAGAGCAATTTGTATCTTGACCATTCAATTTGTGTTTCAAGTCATGCTTTTTCAAGAAACCATGTTAAATCAGTCTAGTTGTTTGTACAAATCTGTGTAAGCATCACTCAATTCAACTGTCGCGTTCAGAAAGCCATGTTGATGTATGGCATTGAAATTCAAAGAGTGGTGGACCCACAGCCTGATTCTGAATGGCCTACCCACCTTTTTCTTCATTAATCTCCAGCAGGGGACGCAGTTGAGCCGTGGACAAAACGAAAAGTGCTCTCGTAAATAAATACCTTACATAAATTTATAGTCACAAcaagcaaataaataaataaatataatattTAGTCTCAAATGTAAACtataatacataaatatatgcaCATTTGTACATATAAACATACACTATAAACGTAAAAATATGCACTTCtttttcactttttaatgaCGAACGTGAGTCAATTGACACACGTTGGTCTTATTATTGTcttatggggagtcaggtggctgagcggttagggaatcgggctagtaatctgaaggttgccagttcgattactggccatgtcaaatgacgttgtgtcctcgggcaaggcacttcaccctacttacctcagggggaatgtccctgtacttactgtaaatcgctctggataagagcgtctgctaaatatgtaaatgtattaccATAGAGCCCACTCATGATTTTTACTTTAGGCCTATAGATTGGTCAAATGTTTTGCATGATGTGTAGCCTATTAACtgaatgtatgtgtctgtattgtTCAGCACTTCCTACTTCAGTTTTACATTAAATCTTGGAGACATTATGTTTTCGTTGTATAAATTCAGCAGTCCGACAAAACACTAAACCTATAAAGTAAAATTATACTCATTATTATAGTATGCTGGCGGAAATCTTCAGTGGACCGACTTTATGACTGGTGTAGAACTACAATTGGCTATAAACATAACGGATTGAAAGATTGTCCAATCGGAGACTGTTGCGAAGCAGCCTTTGGGCCGAGGTTGTGTGGGAAATATGCAAATGTACCTCGAGGTCCCCTCTTCATGACAGACAAACGAAGACAATTTCAAGATATTAAATAAACACTTTAGTCTACTTGATAAATAATCCAAACAGAGACAAAATCCTCGGGATATATATATGTTTGACCGtattttaaatatttattgAAGTGACTGAACATCCGTTGCTTGAACGAGGTATGTTTCTGTCAGGAAGTTATCAGAAGCCGGTAGTGCTCGGctaagctagcttgctaacaaATTCGCCGGTGCGGGCGGACCTCTTTGTCTGACAGGGGAAGGGTACGCGTGCTCTTTTGTTTGGCAGTTTTCTTTGTCAAGTCGGGGAAAGGGAACTGTCGCGACAGTGTTTCTCCTTAGTGGCTATTCACGTTATTTAAAAATGCAAAACGTGAAGAAATACTTCACAGAGGGCCTGATCCAGTTTACGATCTTACTCAGTTTAATCGGAGTTCGCGTGGACGTCGATAGCTACTTAAGCGGTTACTTCTCCCCTCTGTTAGAAATTAACGTCGGACCAAGCTCAGCTTACATCCAGACACCCTTTCACAATTTGAGGGACACCTGGGACGGATACAGCGTGCACCCCAAATGTCTCGAGTTGGACTATTTCTTTGCCAGTCGCAGGCTGCTTGACGAGGTGCGAGCTCTTGGCTCACCTCGGTTCCCTACGCAGCTGAATGCATGGCTCGTACACCAAGTGCCTGACAGTTCGGAGTTCCAAGACCCATCAAACAACACAAGTAACGGCGCTGACATAAACTCAGGTTTGACTCAAGAGAGTGCGTTGGACAATGCAAACCACAGTGATCTTCTGCCCGAAGACGAGAGCTGTTTGGACCGACGAGAGGAGTGCCACACTGAAATCcaggaacagtgtgtgtctgggccttACATTGTCACTGGAGCCTGCGAGGTATCCAAATGATTGGAACTAGCACTATTAGCTGCTATAATCTTTTTAGTGGGCAGTTTTGTGAACTCGCATCTGTTAATGTTAAACGATATATTCACCCATTTCAAGAAGTGGCTAAATTACCACTAGTTATTTACCTTCTCATTGTACTTCATGGGGCTTGATAGCTACATTGTTTGTCTTAGCTggtttgttagctagctaactgattCTAACCAACTACCCAAATATTAGAGAAATGTTTAAACACATTGCCTATACTAACACTTTCACTTTTCATTTGAGATGAGGTTTGTGTACTCTACGCCCATGTCAAataaactagctagctttcagAAGTTATAGTTACATTGCTGTCTAACAAAAGACCAAATGCACCTGTTGGGGACCCAGAAATGTATTGGAAACATGTCTTGGCAAGTCAATGACTGGTGACACAACATCAGGGAGGGTTGACGTTTGTGGAGATGGGGCTTTGCTCTATGTAAAGTAGATCAAAGTTAAAACAAAGGGTAACATTTTACCAATATGTGTGTTGGGTTGTGAGAACGTTTTATTTCATGGTCTACAAATCTCTTGTTAATCCAGTTTTTCTGGTACAAAACTTAACAGCTGCTAGGTGTATATGATACCCTGAGCCCAGTGTATGTTGAATCTGTAATCTTACCCCACCTGTTAGACTGTATGCTGTGGGCTTGGAGAGGAGAATTTGAAACAACCCCCCTTTAGTTACGTTAAAGCTGTAGTCCTCAATCCCAGACCCCTTTATTTACGTTAAAGCTGTAGCCTTCAATCCCAGAcccctttacatttacatttagtcatttagcagacgctcttatccagagcgacttacagtaattacagggacattcccccgaggcaagtagggtgaagtgccttgcccaaggacacaacgtcatttggcacagccgggaatcgaactggcaaccttctgattactagcccaattctctaaccgctcagccacctgactccctactttaGTTACGTTAAAGCTGTAGTCCTCAATCCCAGACCCCTTTAGAATGAGTCTAGTCCAGAGAGATATTCTTTGTTAGCCACTGTCTTTCCTTTACTAATGTtgtgtttagtttgtttattcACTGACAAAGTATGGCACAGGTGCAGGCCAATTTGGGCTCATCTGTAGCCTACAAGTTCAAAAGACCAAGATTTTATGTAATTTGTCATTCCCTTGCCTCAAGCATTCATTTTGATGCAAATACTTACTTGTgctccccacccctcacccctggaGGGTCTTGTGGCAACTGTGGCGTCAGTCTACACTTAGACAAACCCTTGCAGCTGTTAAATTAGTTGTAGAGACAGTTCACCACCTTCTCACAGCACCACCTGAAATACACTTGTTGTGCTTGTCaaactcccctcacacacacacagcttaagtTTACATTTCAAGCATGAATGACAGCATACTTCAACCGCAATTGTCTATAGATTGATAGTCTTTTTATTTTTGAACAATTCTGTTAAATGTAGGATGGCAGCAAGTCATTCAACTGACAAACCACTCAAGTGCAAACAAAATAACGATAAACATACAAAATTGGTCATTGTTGGAGACCTTCTTTACAACATAATTAGGCTTGGTTCGCTGAACCACAAATAGAACAGTGGGAGATCCGCCAGGACTGTCAGCTAACaagtacccccccctccctgtacccccaGGACAAGACTGATGGAAAGGATGATGGAAGTGATGAAGAAGCAGAAGAGCCTGCACCTGTGACTCAGCTCGTTCTCAGTTCTACTCTAGAAGAGGTGCCCACCATGAAAATGAACAGAAAAGCTCAGATTAGGCTCAAATGATCtcgaatgtgtttgtgtgctcatGGCTAGTTTTGTATTCCAGCATTTGCTTGATGATCCCCAGCCACCCTCATCGCTGTCTGGTTCTGAAGATGCCCCTCCTACCACTCTTGACTGGAGCCACTTTCTCTCTACCGATTTTGATGTAATTTGTTTTTCCTTATTGCTGACCTATTTTTGCAGTTAACCATTTAGTGATTTCATTGGCGATTGGGCTTCTTCTCTACTATCATAAAGGATGTGTGAATGTTTTCTTTGCAGGATTTGGATCCTTTGGTTCCTCAGCGTCTCTCAGACCTAGACTCTGATATCTCCAGCGCCATCAGCCAGAATGTCAGTCTGCGTGATGCCATGGTGAGAGGTGCTGGACCTTATGATGTTGTCCCTCACAGGGATGAAAGTGGATCGGTTACCCAGCAAAGGGGACCGTACTTCCGACTGGAGTCTACGAACTCCTCTCACTCGGACTCATCACCAGGCGTAACAGCAGGGCTAGCCACTCTGCCTTTCTCTTCAGTGTGCAACGCAACACGGAATGTTACGTCCGACAGTGCACTAGGAGGCTGCCTGGATGAGGCAGTGTTTGATCAAATTAacctgctggggctggaggggctggattCCATTGACCCCCAGCTGCTGGGAAGCCTGGAGGGAATAGACCCTCGAGTCCTAGAAGACCTGGACTCGGACTCTGGCCTTTCATTGGAGAACAGCTCTAGAGGCCCCACGTCCCCCGGTGAGAAGGAATATTCCCATTCATCCATTTAGAAAGGCGTTGTAATGGTCTGGTTAGCAGAGTTATTTGTTACCTCTCGTGTGATTAGAAAACACCTATTGGCAGTATATGTATTGAAATGTGATCTTACTGCTTCACCCCGCAGGTACGTCAGAGGTGTCATCCTCTTCCAGTTCGTTCTGTGAGGATGAGGGCGGAGCCACAGGCTACAGCAGCGAAGCCGACTCCCTCCCTTCCAAGGGCATTGCCGACTATGAC
Above is a window of Osmerus mordax isolate fOsmMor3 chromosome 18, fOsmMor3.pri, whole genome shotgun sequence DNA encoding:
- the nfe2l3 gene encoding nuclear factor erythroid 2-related factor 3, translated to MQNVKKYFTEGLIQFTILLSLIGVRVDVDSYLSGYFSPLLEINVGPSSAYIQTPFHNLRDTWDGYSVHPKCLELDYFFASRRLLDEVRALGSPRFPTQLNAWLVHQVPDSSEFQDPSNNTSNGADINSGLTQESALDNANHSDLLPEDESCLDRREECHTEIQEQCVSGPYIVTGACEDKTDGKDDGSDEEAEEPAPVTQLVLSSTLEEHLLDDPQPPSSLSGSEDAPPTTLDWSHFLSTDFDDLDPLVPQRLSDLDSDISSAISQNVSLRDAMVRGAGPYDVVPHRDESGSVTQQRGPYFRLESTNSSHSDSSPGVTAGLATLPFSSVCNATRNVTSDSALGGCLDEAVFDQINLLGLEGLDSIDPQLLGSLEGIDPRVLEDLDSDSGLSLENSSRGPTSPGTSEVSSSSSSFCEDEGGATGYSSEADSLPSKGIADYDTWSQVDLSDNVWHDHSYSSPPYFQSSAPTFSRKAIKEEPLSEEEYDRDDERELSRDELRARAMCIPFSAPQIVSMPVEEFLELLEGQALSSAQITLLRDIRRRGKNKLAAQNCRKRKLDAITGLQEEVERLQAQRDTLLREKQHTAKALGATGQRIEQLSRDVLARLRDDLGQPLTPDRYTLQCGASGRLVVQPIRRPVVTTTTSSKSDKRKKEKKP